A stretch of DNA from Aspergillus flavus chromosome 3, complete sequence:
CACGCTTCTTGCGAAGATTTTCCAACTTAGCCCGTCTGGCTAGCTCTTCTAGCCGGCGCTGTTCGCGCTGTTTCTTTGCTTCCGTGTCGACATCTGAGTCAGACGATTTGACAGGTGAAGGATGAGGGAGGTCGTTAACTTCCTTTTCCGCGGTGCGTTCGTCATCGAGCAGCTCTTTATATCgatcttctgctgcttttgCGGCCTGTCTGTCTTGCTCTAGTTGCTCCCATACTTCATCCGATACCCCATCGTCCCTGGTGACAGAGTCCGAAGGGGCCTCGAGTGCTGAGGGTGCTGGAGGCGAACGTTCATCGTTTTCGGCTGAGCCTTTAGAGGCTGCAGGCGGGTTGAATGTTGTGGTTAGCACTGGCGTAACGGGCTGCCGACCGAGAACCTGGGATTGGAGTAAATCGAGCGTAGGATTCCTTGCCACGGATTGATTTGTTACGCGCTTGATGCGCTCGGACATCATGGCGTCAATCTTACTAATGACAAGATCCTCGCAGATGGCGATCTTCTTATCTCGCATCGACTTAATTGCAACTCCAAAGATTGATTTCGAGATTGTTTGGATATCACGCGCATTGGCCCAGTTCGCGGTCTGAGTAAGTCTGGTGAAACGACTCCGCAATTTCTTCGTAAACTCAGGCCGCGGAGACTCCAATGCGTCCAGGTCAAACCCGTTTATTTTCAACCCAAAATCAGATTTCTGTTTCTGAAGTAGCTTCGTGAGAAGTTTGATGCAATCATCGGGTGTAATACTGGCGAACTCAAGCTCTTCCGGGAACCGACTAGTCAAGCCCGGGTTGATGTTTATGAGACGATTGATGTCCTGGTCGTATCCTGCTAAAATGATAATAAGTTTCTGGAAGAAGTTGGGTTTTGTAATGCAGTCGACAATTTCATCCATTGCCTCCTTTGCGAATTGTCCTTCCGCGAGTCTATATGCCTCGTCAATAAGGAGAACCTTCCCAAGTGATTTCTCTAGCAGCTCCTGTGTCTTAGGACCGGTATGCCCGATATATTGCCCCACCAAATCGGTTGCTGAGCTTTCGATGACCTCCGCGGATGATAGCAAACCCAAATCATAGTACACCTGGCCCATCTTCCTGGCTGTACTTGTTTTCCCTGTTCCTGGAGGCCCCCGGAAAAGGAAGTTGAACGGCACGTGTTGCCTTGGGTCAATCTCAAGCTCTCGGAGGTGTTTAACGGTCAGGCGGTAGTCCTCAagcttattaattatagcttCGCAGCCAATGGTGTCTTGGAATAGCATCCGGACATTTATCtcttctcgttctcctcGATCATATTCTGGATCCCAGTCTTGAAGCTCCAAGTAGTCGATCCCAGGGTTCCCGATTTTGGCAGACCGTCGCTGTTGCTGTCGGACCTTAGCGCCATTCAATAGAATGTCAATTTCTCCTGCATTGCCAAAGTGCGGACGGTTGCGAGCACGAGCGAGAATTTCTATCGCTACCTTTGCACCCTTGTCGGACGTGATAAACCCCTGATCTTTTAACTTAAGATCAAGGATTTGCCGCAGTTCTATATCAGAGAAGTcctcaaaaacaaaagcatcATCGAGAGCAAATCGCCTGGATAACCCTGGATTGACATTTTGGAACATCTCCTTCATTTGCTCCTCATAACCCAATAATAGAACACAGCGATCATCACCTGGGAGGCTCTGCACCTCTGCGACTATTGTATCAACCACAGCGGTCTTATATTGGTTGGTGTTTGAGCCGCTTCTGTCGCGAGTTCCACCCCCGAAAAGACCATAGGCTTCATCGATAACGAGAACCTTCCCTAGTGTGGATGCCAGGATACCTTTCGTATTTTGCTCAGATCCGCCGATGACACTCCCTATGAAGTCCGCTGGGTTCTTGACTATCACTAAAACCATTCACGCTGTTAGACATCTTCTCTACGTAGGAATGGAGATACTATATTGCTCACCTTCACCGTTCGACAAGTATCCAAGGTCAACAAGAATCTGCCCATAAAGTTTGGCCACCGTCGTCTTACCTGTTCCGGGTGACCCAAGGAACACGCGGTTAAGTGTGAATTCGACTAAAGGCTTCTCATTTAGCTCGCGCTCGTAATTACTTTGTATACTGTCTAATAAAGCGTGTACGGTATTCTTGACGGACGTCAGACCAATCATATTCTGCAGCCTTTCCCAAGCAGAACAATGCTGCAATGCTTTATTGGGCTCTGGACCGAGAAGGTCTTGCTTTGTGAGCAGGAAATCATCGATGGGGGGTTGATTTGGGGCTTTGTTCCTTCTTTCACAGGCTAATCGTGCTGCCTGGCGCGCTGTGATGCGGGCGAGGACATTTTCCACAGTACGCGCATTCCCAAAGCCTTCATGGCCACGTTGTCTGCCAATCCGACGAGCAACGATCCGACAATATAAACCGTTCATACCGCCCTCAACCTTCATGTTGCGTCTGAACTTCTTATTGATCTGATACTCAAGAAtccgaagaagctcctgcTCAGTGTAGTCCTCAAAGATAAATTCATGCGGGAACCGACTGGGAAGACCGGGATTATGAGCAAAAAACTTCTCCATCTGCCGTCGATATCCTGCAAGAACCACGACCACCTTTCCTGTGAGATTCTCGACTTCGGCAAGCAGGTAGTCAAGGACTTGTGAGCCGGGACCGTTATTTTGAGCCAACTGATAAGCCTCGTCAATAAAAAGCACGCCACCACCATTGTTTAGTATCTTGTTTAGTTGCTTTTCGCAGTCAGACACGCCACCATTGGCGAGTCGCGATCCTGTGGTCTCAGTGATAAAGCTACCAGGGATGATACCCATAGCCGTGAGGAATTTCGCGTAGATACGTGCAACGGTAGTTTTACCCGTTCCTGGGTTTCCGAGGAGGACTGAGCCAAATCGGTCAGCTTTGAAATCAATGTTCTGCCTGAACGCTGCGTCGACTTGGgatttgatattgagaaaCTTGGCTTTGATGCTCTCTAGCCCGATCATCCCCATTAGCTGGTCTAACTCCTTGCTTTGTGCGCCTTCGTACTGCTTTTGGTATAGCCAGTCTTGCTCAGAGGAAGATAAAGCTTGCATCATGTCGGGGCCGATCGTGGTCCCTGACGCTGTCTGGCTGATATTCATGCTCCGATCGGGAAGCGTTTGAGAGTTTTGGCCGGTCTGGTCTGAGTTGACAACGCCCGGCGAGGTTTCTCTTTTGCGTTCGGCGCCACGAGTTTTCAATCGTTCAAGATCGTCGAGGGTTTGTTGAAGAACACGCTGCCGttctttctcatcctgcTTTTCCTGCTGGAGTCGTCTCTCATGGGCAATCTCATCTTGAATTTCGGCTAGCTGATGCGCATATTCTTGCTGCTTGGCTTGTCGTTTTGCATCAAGTTCCATATCCCTCTGCCGTCGGCGCTCAACCTCCCTATCTTCATCAGCACAACGACGACAATGCCCCATTTTTTGGAAGCATGGCGTTAATTGTTTATGATTGCGCGGACATATCCAATCTGTAGCCGCTTTACATTGCATCTTAGAGTGATCTGACAGCTGATGACACCGCTGGGGACAGTCGTGCATTCCGCAGCTTAGTTTTGTTCCACTGTCGCTGATTAGCCTCTGTCGATAAAGCGAGTATAAACAAAAACAGCAACCCACCACGGCTCTTCGCACCCTCCATCAGGACATTTTGCGTCAAAATCGTCAGGCGATTGGAGAACTGCTAGTCTCTTGGGATGTTGCTCACATTTCACCGGGAGACCGTCGTACAGATGTCCGCTCGTTTGCAGCTGATCAACAAAAGGCCGCCAAACACATTCCCCTTTCTTACTACTAAGAAAAGTCTTCGGGTTTCCGACCATGATTAGGACATCTCGAGCGCGAGAGAGGAGCACGTTGAGCCGCTGTGGGGCCGCCATAAAGCCGATGTCTCCATTCTTGTTGCTTCTCGTTAGGCTCGCGATCACGATTTCACTCTCTTCACCTTGATAATTATCTGCGATTGGATTAGCACGTACTAATGGCTACCAAGGAACTCATCTTCTACCGATGGTGGACAATTTAATCGGTCGCTTGATATGCTGAGCGCTCGCTTGGGTCATCAACCCCGCACGGACGAGGTCATAGCAGTCCAGGTCATTGAGTATAGGGTCTGTTTCTTTACGCAATTCCTcacggagaagagaaagttgaCCCAGATAAGGAGTAAGTACCACCAACCTGTCTGTCCCGTACCCTTGCTGGCCGAGATATCGAACGATCCTGAGAACCAGTTGCACCTCGAAAGGGTTTTGCTTGCTTCCTTTACCACCAATATCATTTCTGTCAGCCACCCCACCTAAACTGCCCTCCGGATAGCTATGGCTAATGAAGATGACCCGATCCTGGAGACCTCTCGGGGCGGGCCGGTTCATAGTCTTGTCACCGTCCAGGAGCTCAGGGTAAGTAAGATTGCGCACGAGCGAAGACACTTCAGGCACCATGCGGTGCTGTTTTGCCAAGGTGGAATGAGGGAATCCCGACAACACCAATCGTTCAAAGAGTGACCGATTAAGATTGTACCCCGAACCCTTTTCTACAGACAGGTTATAATTGTTGATCTTTGGTCGCAGTTGCTGGTGGTCACCGATCATGATCAGCTGCTTAGTGTGAGATCCTAAGGCAGTGAGGACGTGCGACTCTAGAATCTCTCCGGCTTCTTCTAAGAGCACAATTCCAGGAGAGATAGCACCAAGGTCTCGAGCATGCATTGCGGCTCCAGTCGTGGTGCATCCGATGATCCGTTTAGTCCGTAGGATCTCGCGTGTTGTTTCGCTCCATAACTCCCCGCGCCTTTCCTCACACCTGTCCAGTCTACTCATTAGACCTTGGACGTTGGCAACCTGCTCTTCAAGCAGAAGTTTGGTCCAAGATTCCACTTTTGCTTGGCGAGAGCTTTTGCTCGTTTGCCACACACTGTTGGCTTGCTCGCTGAGGTGACTGGAAATGGCCGTGGGGTAGTTCTTCCCTTGCACCCAGTGATTGTATAAGTATTGAGAGGTGACTTCCCTGCCTCCTTCACCAACGAGAGTCATCCCCCCGGGATCAACTGGAGGAGTGAGTGCTTCATAAACGTGCGGCTCCTCGAACTCAAGGTATTCGAGGATCGTGTCAGGATTAACTTTGAAATTGAAATAGGTACCAAAAGCGCCGTTGAGGACCTCACGCAACTCCCTACTTTTTTCCTTTATCTGATCAAGAATTCGATAGGTAGCTTGGGTCCGCCTGTTGCTGGAATGCTGTTCAGAGAGCTTGAGCGGCATTATCCGCTGAGAGGATTTGGAGCCGAGTCGAACGATAGCTGATGATGTGATCCCAATGTCTAGCAGATCTTCCAAGAACTGGTCGAGGGCATGGTTCGTATAGCACATCACAAGCATGGCTTCCCTGCTGTGGTCAAATAGTGCTTTCGCTATCAGAGCGCCGATGAACGACTTTCCAGTTCCTAACACGAAGGGTTAGCCAGTCGCAGTCGGTGACGAAGATATAGTTACCTGGTGGGCCCTGAATCAAGCTAACTTTCTGCGTGAGCCCGGAGACGAATGCTTGCATCTGAGATGAATCGAGATTGATGGGTTTCTCGGAGGTTAGCACGTCTTGCAGGGTTCTCACGCCATGGTCGAGATCCTTGATAAGTCTTTCTTCAATGatgttggatgaggagatcTCGCTGTCGCGTTGGTAGTCTAACAGGTCCTCTGCAAGAGGAAGCTCCGCTTTCTCCTGAAGGCGTCTTAGAATGGGCTCATAGGCGAACACAGCAGTATCTACAAAGAGGAACATGAGGTCGCTGTAGAGTTTGAAATAAGATAGCGTCTTTCTCACAGCATCGTCTCCTATAATTCGCAAGACAATCTTTGGCTCGTCCTCGAGAAGGTAGTCGATTTGTCTGTCAACCGTGGCAAATGAGACAATCTCTTTACCACGGAGAAGACAGCCGAATGACTGATGGCGTAGATAACCGCGGTCGTTCTTTAGAAAAGCCTTTCGGCCTTCCTTGTCCCGGGCTTTCAGAGCTTCTAGGCCTTGCAGACAGGTGATCACCAGGCCGCAAGGGGTCATCCGCCTTTCTGTGCCATTGAATATCTCTTTTACAGACAGTCCCTTGAGTGTGGTGACTGTAcgtctcttcttccttcctttcacCGCCTGCAGCTCCTCGCGTATGTCCGAGAGCATGTCCTCTCGTAAGAGCCGGAATTGATTATCGAGATGACCTGCGACCCGCTTTTCAATGGGCAGTTGCAGGATCTCGTCCGCACGCCGATAGAATGGTTTCTCGACCGAGCAAGACTCGTCATTAGTTGGATAAATTGCAATTTGGCGAAAGTCGGCGTGGTCATTGTCATGCCGACCTCCTGGAACATAATCGGATTTTTCAATAAATGTGTTACTTGCCTTGAGTTCCAACACTTGCTTCAGCTTATGGCCATAGGCGCGGGTTTCAGGTGATGTCGATTTCAGAAGAGAGCCACTGCTGACCACGGTCTGGGCATCATCCACCATATCTGCCTCATTGGCAGACGCGTGAGTGAGACATTCGATCACGAGCCATGTAAAGGCTTGTACCGCCGGTTCTGTAAGGGCATTTGCTTGGAGGGCCTTCATGAAAGCGTTCCACAAAGTTCGCGGCTCAATCATAACTTCGACAATATCTCGCAGATGCTGGCCATTACATAGTGTCTTGATAGAAGGATCAGAAAGGTATTGAAGGAATAAAGCTGTGTGTCTGTTCAAGAAGTCGGGCTTGGTGTTGAATCGGATACCTGCGTGGATGGCGTTTCGGGCAGCGGGGCTGGCGACGATGCGCTCAACACACGCTGCGTGGTTGTTTTTCTCGAAAATCGCTTCCAGTAGCAGCGTAAAGTTATCGACAGTCGCAACCGGCCGTTTACCACTAAGGACAAGGTCGAAAAATTTGGCGAGCCGATCAGTACGAGACGTCATCTTGATGACCTCTCAACTGGCTTGAGTTTGTTGATGGAGGGGCTTTTCAAGTGACAAAAGAAACAGTCAATGCATATAAATAACAATTCAACCACCGGTGACACTGCTTGTTTCTTATGTGGGCTGTGTGGCTCCGCTAAAAGAATGATATTAAAAGAGTAACCCCAGAATCGCCCTAGCAAGAGAATACCCCCAGAGTTACCCCAGAACTATATTCTTACTGAGCAACTCTTTTAACCAGAAACCAAGGGATGCAACTTGATCCTCTCTGGTATTTACCACTACAATAGAGAGTAGGGTAGCAATGCTTTCTTGGGTTTCGTATAGCGGCTGTGATTCGCTAATGATGATAGACCTAtgttttgttcttcagcCGCACGAAGACATTGAAAAGCGGGgtattttttctaaaaacAAATATTAAAGCAACTCGGCTTTACTTACTCGAGAAGCTCAGAAACCTGTAATTTCAAATGTTACTTATTGTCAAAACATTCAGTGCTGAACGTACCCAGTAACAGAAAGGCGCCAGTGCGTATGCTGCACTTGTCATTTTATGGCTACATTTTAACCACGCAGAGCCCTTTCCATGTCATAAGCAAAATATACATGGAAAGATCGCGTTGCATTGGCTTTAAGCTAAACAATCTCCAGTCACTCGACTCAAacataatatttatagtctGGCAAAGTACGGAATACAGCACTCTTCTATTTTGTAAACTTTTACAAAGGGAGAGCTTGCGATATCtaaagtttatatataattcttcACTATAAATAAACCTTTCCAGTGGATTCTACATGACTCCTTAATTATTATCAACCTGCCACTTATTCTTAGTTCAGACGTTTTTCAGCCAAGAGACTATAGCTGAGAGCACTAAGATATATAC
This window harbors:
- a CDS encoding putative nonsense-mediated mRNA decay protein, whose protein sequence is MTSRTDRLAKFFDLVLSGKRPVATVDNFTLLLEAIFEKNNHAACVERIVASPAARNAIHAGIRFNTKPDFLNRHTALFLQYLSDPSIKTLCNGQHLRDIVEVMIEPRTLWNAFMKALQANALTEPAVQAFTWLVIECLTHASANEADMVDDAQTVVSSGSLLKSTSPETRAYGHKLKQVLELKASNTFIEKSDYVPGGRHDNDHADFRQIAIYPTNDESCSVEKPFYRRADEILQLPIEKRVAGHLDNQFRLLREDMLSDIREELQAVKGRKKRRTVTTLKGLSVKEIFNGTERRMTPCGLVITCLQGLEALKARDKEGRKAFLKNDRGYLRHQSFGCLLRGKEIVSFATVDRQIDYLLEDEPKIVLRIIGDDAVRKTLSYFKLYSDLMFLFVDTAVFAYEPILRRLQEKAELPLAEDLLDYQRDSEISSSNIIEERLIKDLDHGVRTLQDVLTSEKPINLDSSQMQAFVSGLTQKVSLIQGPPGTGKSFIGALIAKALFDHSREAMLVMCYTNHALDQFLEDLLDIGITSSAIVRLGSKSSQRIMPLKLSEQHSSNRRTQATYRILDQIKEKSRELREVLNGAFGTYFNFKVNPDTILEYLEFEEPHVYEALTPPVDPGGMTLVGEGGREVTSQYLYNHWVQGKNYPTAISSHLSEQANSVWQTSKSSRQAKVESWTKLLLEEQVANVQGLMSRLDRCEERRGELWSETTREILRTKRIIGCTTTGAAMHARDLGAISPGIVLLEEAGEILESHVLTALGSHTKQLIMIGDHQQLRPKINNYNLSVEKGSGYNLNRSLFERLVLSGFPHSTLAKQHRMVPEVSSLVRNLTYPELLDGDKTMNRPAPRGLQDRVIFISHSYPEGSLGGVADRNDIGGKGSKQNPFEVQLVLRIVRYLGQQGYGTDRLVVLTPYLGQLSLLREELRKETDPILNDLDCYDLVRAGLMTQASAQHIKRPIKLSTIVRANPIADNYQGEESEIVIASLTRSNKNGDIGFMAAPQRLNVLLSRARDVLIMVGNPKTFLSSKKGECVWRPFVDQLQTSGHLYDGLPVKCEQHPKRLAVLQSPDDFDAKCPDGGCEEPCGTKLSCGMHDCPQRCHQLSDHSKMQCKAATDWICPRNHKQLTPCFQKMGHCRRCADEDREVERRRQRDMELDAKRQAKQQEYAHQLAEIQDEIAHERRLQQEKQDEKERQRVLQQTLDDLERLKTRGAERKRETSPGVVNSDQTGQNSQTLPDRSMNISQTASGTTIGPDMMQALSSSEQDWLYQKQYEGAQSKELDQLMGMIGLESIKAKFLNIKSQVDAAFRQNIDFKADRFGSVLLGNPGTGKTTVARIYAKFLTAMGIIPGSFITETTGSRLANGGVSDCEKQLNKILNNGGGVLFIDEAYQLAQNNGPGSQVLDYLLAEVENLTGKVVVVLAGYRRQMEKFFAHNPGLPSRFPHEFIFEDYTEQELLRILEYQINKKFRRNMKVEGGMNGLYCRIVARRIGRQRGHEGFGNARTVENVLARITARQAARLACERRNKAPNQPPIDDFLLTKQDLLGPEPNKALQHCSAWERLQNMIGLTSVKNTVHALLDSIQSNYERELNEKPLVEFTLNRVFLGSPGTGKTTVAKLYGQILVDLGYLSNGEVIVKNPADFIGSVIGGSEQNTKGILASTLGKVLVIDEAYGLFGGGTRDRSGSNTNQYKTAVVDTIVAEVQSLPGDDRCVLLLGYEEQMKEMFQNVNPGLSRRFALDDAFVFEDFSDIELRQILDLKLKDQGFITSDKGAKVAIEILARARNRPHFGNAGEIDILLNGAKVRQQQRRSAKIGNPGIDYLELQDWDPEYDRGEREEINVRMLFQDTIGCEAIINKLEDYRLTVKHLRELEIDPRQHVPFNFLFRGPPGTGKTSTARKMGQVYYDLGLLSSAEVIESSATDLVGQYIGHTGPKTQELLEKSLGKVLLIDEAYRLAEGQFAKEAMDEIVDCITKPNFFQKLIIILAGYDQDINRLININPGLTSRFPEELEFASITPDDCIKLLTKLLQKQKSDFGLKINGFDLDALESPRPEFTKKLRSRFTRLTQTANWANARDIQTISKSIFGVAIKSMRDKKIAICEDLVISKIDAMMSERIKRVTNQSVARNPTLDLLQSQVLGRQPVTPVLTTTFNPPAASKGSAENDERSPPAPSALEAPSDSVTRDDGVSDEVWEQLEQDRQAAKAAEDRYKELLDDERTAEKEVNDLPHPSPVKSSDSDVDTEAKKQREQRRLEELARRAKLENLRKKREAEEKARKKEQQIQQKLRHMGVCVAGFQWIKQQHGYRCAGGSHYISNESLGV